A stretch of Candidatus Eremiobacteraceae bacterium DNA encodes these proteins:
- a CDS encoding pirin family protein, translating into MDSIKTMAGQTGTFAIQRSGERFCADHGWLKSCFSFSFAEYYDPRNLNWGALRVLNDDNIAPASGFPTHPHKDMEILTFVLSGQLEHKDSIGNEGTVKAGGVQYMSAGTGVRHSETNPSADEPLHLVQMWVLPGRKGVKPSYGQCDFKPADRHNKWLLVASGIPGETAPVTLTQNASFRVAQLDNGVLDHSFGNSRLGFLFVADGNVAANGAQLGSGDAVRIGGVPSLSLSGSGEVLLWDVPPTVDVPV; encoded by the coding sequence ATGGATAGTATAAAGACTATGGCAGGCCAGACAGGCACCTTTGCCATTCAGCGATCCGGCGAGCGCTTCTGCGCCGATCACGGCTGGCTCAAGTCGTGCTTCTCGTTCAGCTTCGCTGAGTACTACGATCCGCGCAATCTCAATTGGGGTGCTCTGCGCGTGCTCAACGACGACAATATCGCGCCGGCGTCGGGCTTCCCGACGCACCCGCATAAAGATATGGAGATCCTGACCTTTGTGCTCAGCGGCCAGCTCGAGCACAAGGACAGCATCGGCAACGAGGGCACCGTGAAGGCGGGCGGCGTGCAGTACATGAGCGCCGGCACGGGCGTGCGGCATTCGGAGACGAATCCGTCCGCCGACGAACCGCTGCATCTCGTCCAGATGTGGGTGCTGCCAGGGCGCAAGGGCGTGAAGCCGTCATACGGCCAGTGCGATTTCAAACCGGCCGACCGGCACAACAAGTGGCTGCTCGTGGCCAGCGGTATTCCGGGTGAGACCGCGCCAGTGACGCTGACGCAGAACGCGTCGTTCCGGGTCGCGCAGCTCGACAACGGCGTGCTTGACCACTCGTTCGGAAATTCGCGCCTCGGATTCTTATTCGTGGCCGATGGAAACGTCGCGGCCAACGGCGCGCAGCTCGGCTCCGGCGATGCGGTGCGCATCGGCGGCGTGCCGTCGCTCTCGTTGAGCGGTTCGGGCGAAGTGCTGCTGTGGGATGTGCCGCCGACCGTCGACGTCCCGGTCTAG
- a CDS encoding hydroxymethylglutaryl-CoA lyase, with the protein MTYPERVTIVEVGPRDGLQNERVEVPTGVKVSFIDALSDAGLPVIEATSFVSAKAIPQLADADEVLRRIKRRPGVRYPVLVPNERGLERALAAGATEVAVFTAASEEFNRRNINATIDESIDRFVLVLARAKRDSIRVRAYISMCFGSPFGDTIDPKRVVEIAQRLDALGVAEVSIGDTIGVATPNQVEAIVAMLTKHIDIARLAMHFHDTRGTALANVLAALEAGISIFDSSAAGLGGCPYAPGASGNLATEDLVYMLDGMGIVTGVSLDGVVAASTLIAAALDHPPTSRYYQAATAGS; encoded by the coding sequence ATGACCTATCCCGAGCGGGTCACCATCGTCGAGGTCGGCCCGCGCGACGGCCTGCAGAACGAACGCGTCGAGGTCCCGACCGGCGTCAAAGTCAGCTTCATCGACGCGCTCTCCGACGCCGGCCTGCCGGTGATCGAAGCGACCTCGTTCGTCAGCGCGAAGGCGATTCCGCAGCTCGCCGACGCGGATGAAGTGCTGCGCCGCATCAAACGGCGCCCCGGCGTTCGGTATCCCGTGCTCGTCCCCAACGAACGCGGTCTGGAGCGGGCGCTCGCGGCCGGCGCGACCGAAGTCGCCGTTTTCACGGCCGCATCGGAAGAGTTCAACCGGCGCAACATCAATGCGACGATCGACGAGTCGATCGACCGCTTTGTCCTCGTGCTCGCGCGTGCCAAGCGCGACTCGATCCGCGTGCGGGCGTACATCTCGATGTGCTTCGGATCGCCGTTCGGCGACACGATCGACCCGAAACGCGTGGTCGAGATCGCGCAGCGCTTGGACGCGCTCGGCGTCGCCGAGGTCAGCATCGGCGACACGATCGGCGTCGCGACGCCGAACCAAGTCGAAGCGATCGTCGCGATGCTGACGAAGCACATCGACATCGCTCGCCTTGCGATGCATTTCCACGATACGCGTGGTACCGCGCTGGCCAATGTGCTCGCAGCGCTCGAAGCCGGCATCTCGATCTTCGATTCGTCCGCGGCCGGCCTGGGCGGCTGTCCGTATGCGCCCGGTGCGAGCGGCAATCTCGCCACCGAAGATCTCGTCTATATGCTCGACGGCATGGGAATCGTGACCGGCGTGTCGCTCGATGGCGTGGTCGCGGCATCAACCCTGATCGCCGCCGCGCTCGACCACCCGCCCACGAGCAGATACTATCAAGCCGCGACGGCGGGAAGTTGA
- a CDS encoding acetyl-CoA carboxylase biotin carboxylase subunit, which translates to MAPKIRRIERLLIANRGEIAVRIARTCRAMGITSIAVYSDADAEALHVRECDEALRIGPAPARESYLDIGAVVAAARTARADAVHPGYGFLSENADFAQACLDAQLIFVGPPPAAMEAVGDKIAAKRTAATVGVPTVPGYLGEEQNVDVFVREAKRIGTPLIVKAAAGGGGKGMRLVRDLAQLHDAIEGAQREARSAFGDGTVFLEKYLESPRHVEVQILGDRHGAYVHLNERDCSIQRRHQKIVEETPSPAVTPQLRKELGKAALRVAAAVGYENAGTVEFMLAPDGAFYFLEVNARLQVEHPVTEMVTGIDLVREQIQIAAGAKLDIAQDDVAPHGHAIEARIYAEDPANGFLPSSGRVLDVRWPSGPGIRVDAGIDAGSIVTTDYDPMLAKVIAHGESRAEALGRLQAALRECHVAGISTNVGFLRWLVHEPDFAAGKTATDFLDAHRWPGADVDPSREQLWALAAAGALQTLGAWRPAQQGRTVRFIAPAAHAIEVSHDWRSGGWRCREAQREALVRAAGEPTEFDVHESAQHHRLRAWRTETGVELAAGEPAQRRAYVLDALEDVAHAGAHAAAGGGSGSATAPMSGTVVKIDCAPGAVVSAHQVLAVIEAMKMEHAITAPFDGRVRSVHVRTGDRVDAGAVLVEVEPAA; encoded by the coding sequence GTGGCGCCAAAAATAAGACGCATCGAACGTCTTCTCATCGCAAACCGCGGTGAGATCGCCGTGCGCATCGCGCGCACCTGCCGCGCGATGGGCATCACGTCGATCGCCGTCTATTCGGACGCCGATGCCGAGGCGCTGCACGTGCGCGAGTGCGACGAGGCCCTGCGCATCGGGCCTGCGCCCGCGCGCGAATCGTATCTCGACATCGGCGCGGTCGTCGCCGCCGCTCGCACGGCTCGAGCGGACGCCGTCCATCCTGGCTACGGATTTCTCTCTGAGAACGCCGACTTCGCCCAGGCGTGCTTGGATGCGCAGCTGATCTTCGTCGGCCCGCCGCCCGCGGCGATGGAGGCGGTCGGCGACAAGATCGCCGCCAAGCGCACGGCGGCGACGGTCGGCGTGCCGACCGTGCCCGGTTATCTGGGCGAGGAACAAAACGTCGACGTGTTCGTCCGCGAGGCCAAGCGCATCGGAACGCCGCTCATCGTCAAAGCTGCGGCCGGCGGCGGCGGCAAGGGGATGCGCCTGGTGCGCGACCTCGCGCAATTGCATGACGCCATCGAAGGCGCACAGCGCGAAGCTCGTTCGGCGTTCGGCGACGGCACGGTCTTCCTCGAAAAATACTTGGAGTCGCCGCGCCACGTCGAAGTGCAGATTCTCGGCGATCGGCACGGCGCATACGTCCATCTCAACGAGCGCGATTGCTCCATCCAGCGCCGCCATCAAAAGATCGTGGAAGAGACTCCATCGCCGGCGGTGACCCCGCAGCTGCGCAAGGAACTGGGGAAAGCGGCGTTGCGCGTCGCGGCCGCGGTCGGCTACGAGAACGCGGGCACGGTCGAATTCATGCTGGCCCCGGATGGCGCGTTCTACTTCCTCGAAGTCAACGCACGCCTGCAAGTCGAGCATCCGGTCACCGAGATGGTCACCGGCATTGACCTGGTGCGCGAGCAGATACAGATCGCGGCGGGCGCGAAGCTCGATATCGCACAGGATGACGTCGCGCCGCACGGGCACGCGATCGAAGCGCGCATCTACGCCGAGGACCCGGCCAACGGCTTCTTGCCCTCGAGCGGCCGCGTGCTGGACGTCCGCTGGCCATCCGGTCCGGGAATCCGCGTAGATGCAGGCATCGACGCCGGGTCGATAGTGACGACCGACTACGACCCGATGCTCGCCAAAGTCATCGCGCACGGCGAGTCGCGCGCAGAAGCGCTCGGCCGGCTGCAGGCGGCCCTGCGCGAGTGCCACGTGGCGGGAATATCCACCAACGTCGGATTCTTGCGCTGGCTCGTCCACGAACCGGACTTCGCAGCAGGCAAGACCGCAACGGACTTTCTGGATGCGCATCGCTGGCCCGGCGCGGACGTGGATCCGAGCAGGGAGCAGTTGTGGGCGCTCGCGGCGGCAGGCGCGTTGCAGACGCTCGGCGCGTGGCGGCCCGCCCAACAAGGACGAACCGTGCGCTTCATCGCGCCCGCCGCGCATGCGATCGAGGTGTCGCACGACTGGCGCTCCGGCGGATGGCGTTGCCGAGAAGCACAGCGCGAAGCGCTCGTGAGGGCCGCCGGCGAGCCCACGGAGTTCGACGTGCACGAGTCGGCGCAGCACCATCGCCTGCGTGCGTGGCGCACAGAAACGGGTGTCGAGCTGGCCGCCGGCGAGCCCGCGCAAAGGCGCGCCTACGTTCTCGACGCGCTCGAGGACGTGGCCCACGCGGGCGCACACGCGGCTGCGGGCGGGGGTTCCGGTTCGGCCACCGCGCCGATGAGCGGAACCGTCGTGAAGATCGACTGCGCGCCAGGTGCGGTCGTCAGCGCGCACCAAGTGCTTGCGGTGATCGAGGCGATGAAGATGGAACATGCGATCACCGCGCCGTTCGACGGTCGCGTGCGCTCGGTGCATGTCCGGACAGGCGACCGAGTGGATGCAGGCGCAGTGCTCGTCGAGGTCGAGCCGGCGGCATGA
- a CDS encoding enoyl-CoA hydratase-related protein, which yields MPDSVTLVRDGSVARVTLNQPDRRNAFDPEMIAAARATFEGFARDNTLRVVVLAGAGPVFCGGADVSYMAASLQMTREQNLDDSLKLAGMMHAINSCPVPVITRVQGAALGGGAGACAASDRVVAADDAAFGFTEVKLGIVPAVISPFVIAKIGETNARALFPTGERFDAARAQRIGLVHDVVPSANLDAAVQAIVEEVLSAGPTAVRVAKEIALTVGRLAPTDVPAWTARRLANQRTSDEGQEGLRAFLEKRDPSWRQK from the coding sequence ATGCCAGACTCGGTGACGCTCGTGCGCGATGGTTCGGTGGCGCGCGTGACCCTCAACCAGCCGGATCGGCGCAATGCCTTCGACCCGGAGATGATCGCGGCGGCCCGCGCGACGTTTGAAGGCTTCGCGCGGGACAACACCCTGCGTGTGGTCGTCCTCGCGGGCGCGGGGCCGGTGTTCTGCGGCGGCGCGGACGTCAGCTACATGGCCGCGAGCCTGCAGATGACGCGCGAACAGAATCTCGATGACTCGCTCAAGCTCGCCGGCATGATGCACGCGATCAACAGCTGTCCGGTCCCCGTGATCACCAGGGTTCAAGGAGCGGCTCTCGGCGGCGGCGCCGGTGCGTGCGCCGCGTCAGACCGCGTCGTCGCGGCCGACGATGCCGCATTCGGCTTCACAGAAGTGAAGCTGGGCATCGTGCCTGCCGTCATCTCGCCCTTCGTCATCGCCAAGATCGGCGAGACGAACGCGCGCGCGCTGTTCCCCACCGGCGAGCGCTTCGATGCCGCTCGAGCGCAACGCATCGGGCTCGTCCACGACGTCGTGCCCAGCGCGAATCTCGACGCGGCGGTGCAGGCGATCGTCGAAGAGGTGCTCAGCGCCGGTCCCACGGCCGTACGCGTTGCCAAGGAGATCGCGCTCACCGTCGGGCGCCTCGCGCCCACTGACGTGCCGGCCTGGACGGCGCGCCGTCTGGCGAACCAGCGCACCAGCGACGAAGGACAAGAAGGTCTGCGCGCGTTCCTCGAAAAGCGCGACCCCTCGTGGCGCCAAAAATAA
- a CDS encoding carboxyl transferase domain-containing protein: protein MAVIESRVDPASPEFAANRERFVSLLEELAARHALVAQGGGAEAMAKHVARGKLPARERVELLIDPHSAFLEFSALAAWDMYKGDAPSAGIVTGIGQVEGVECIIVANDATVKGGTYFPLTVKKHLRAQEIAQQNHLPCIYLVDSGGAFLPLQDQVFPDREHFGRIFYNQAQMSSKRIPQIASVMGSCTAGGAYVPAMSDETIIVKGEGTIFLGGPPLVKAATGEIVSAEELGGADVHARISGVSDHYALNDRHALAMCREIVANLNRVKRSPWPVREPRPPKFDPRELYGIVQRDWRKPYEVREVIARIVDASEFHEFKALYGETLVCGFAHIEGNPVGILANNGILFSESALKATHFIELACQRGVPLVFLQNITGFMVGKKYEEGGIAKDGAKLVMAVANANVPKFTVIIGGSFGAGNYGMCGRAFSPRQLWMWPNARISVMGGPQAANVLLTVRLEALEKKGATMTEQGRVDFMRPTLEKYEAEGNPYYSTARLWDDGIIDPADTRRVLAIGISAAANAPLEPTTFGVFRM, encoded by the coding sequence ATGGCCGTCATTGAATCGCGCGTCGATCCCGCGTCGCCAGAGTTCGCCGCAAATCGCGAGCGCTTCGTGTCGTTGCTCGAAGAGCTTGCGGCGCGCCACGCGCTCGTCGCGCAGGGCGGCGGCGCTGAAGCGATGGCCAAACACGTCGCGCGCGGCAAGCTGCCTGCACGCGAACGCGTCGAACTGCTCATCGATCCGCACTCGGCGTTTCTCGAATTCTCCGCGCTGGCCGCGTGGGATATGTACAAAGGCGACGCGCCGAGCGCCGGCATCGTCACCGGCATCGGACAGGTTGAGGGCGTCGAGTGCATCATCGTCGCCAACGACGCCACCGTCAAAGGCGGCACGTACTTCCCGCTGACCGTCAAGAAGCATCTGCGCGCGCAAGAGATCGCGCAGCAGAACCATCTGCCGTGCATCTATCTGGTCGACTCGGGCGGTGCGTTCTTGCCGCTTCAAGACCAGGTCTTCCCCGACCGCGAGCACTTCGGACGCATCTTCTACAATCAAGCGCAGATGTCGAGCAAGCGTATCCCGCAGATCGCATCGGTGATGGGCTCGTGCACTGCCGGCGGCGCGTACGTCCCCGCGATGTCGGACGAGACGATCATCGTCAAAGGTGAAGGCACGATCTTCCTCGGCGGCCCGCCGCTGGTGAAAGCCGCGACCGGCGAGATCGTCAGTGCAGAAGAGCTCGGCGGGGCGGACGTGCATGCGCGCATCTCAGGCGTCAGCGATCACTATGCGCTCAACGATCGCCACGCATTGGCGATGTGCCGCGAGATCGTCGCCAACCTCAATCGGGTCAAGCGCTCGCCGTGGCCGGTGCGCGAGCCGCGTCCGCCCAAGTTCGATCCGCGCGAGCTCTACGGCATCGTGCAGCGCGATTGGCGCAAACCGTACGAAGTGCGCGAGGTGATCGCGCGCATCGTCGACGCAAGCGAGTTCCACGAGTTCAAGGCGCTCTACGGCGAGACGCTCGTGTGCGGTTTCGCCCACATCGAAGGCAATCCGGTCGGCATCCTGGCCAACAACGGCATCCTGTTCTCAGAGAGCGCGCTCAAGGCGACGCACTTCATCGAGCTGGCCTGTCAGCGCGGCGTGCCGCTGGTGTTCTTGCAGAACATCACGGGTTTCATGGTCGGCAAGAAATATGAAGAGGGCGGCATCGCCAAAGACGGCGCCAAGCTGGTGATGGCGGTCGCCAACGCGAACGTCCCCAAGTTCACGGTCATCATCGGCGGGTCGTTCGGCGCCGGCAACTATGGGATGTGCGGGCGCGCGTTTTCGCCCCGCCAACTGTGGATGTGGCCCAACGCACGCATCTCGGTGATGGGCGGCCCGCAAGCGGCCAATGTCCTGTTGACGGTCCGCCTGGAGGCGCTGGAGAAGAAGGGCGCGACGATGACCGAGCAGGGGCGCGTGGACTTCATGCGCCCGACCTTGGAGAAGTACGAAGCCGAGGGCAACCCGTATTACAGCACCGCTCGGCTGTGGGACGACGGTATCATCGATCCGGCCGACACGCGGCGCGTGCTGGCCATCGGCATCTCGGCCGCCGCCAACGCGCCGCTGGAACCCACGACCTTCGGCGTCTTTCGGATGTAG
- the ftcD gene encoding glutamate formimidoyltransferase, whose amino-acid sequence MSSVFECVPNVSEGRRADVIAAIGAAAAGPDVVLLDTQSDSAHNRSVYTFVGSGEGVLGAAVRLAGAAIERIDLRAHSGEHPRMGAVDVIPFIPVSGATMDDAVGLAHQCAAQVWERYRLPSYFYEFAATRPERRDLGNVRKGQFEGLIEAVKDPARHPDTGEPALHPSAGIVAIGARNFLIAFNVNLATGDLALAERIALAVRRRSGGLLGIKALGFALSDSMVQVSMNVVDVNAIPLYRVTELIRREAAAAGVAVANCELVGLAPLSAIAESAAYYLHLESIDPRAVTW is encoded by the coding sequence ATGTCAAGCGTTTTTGAGTGCGTTCCCAACGTCTCCGAAGGGCGACGCGCCGACGTCATCGCCGCGATCGGCGCCGCGGCGGCCGGTCCGGATGTCGTGCTGCTCGACACGCAAAGCGACAGCGCGCATAACCGCTCCGTCTACACCTTCGTGGGCAGCGGGGAGGGCGTGCTGGGCGCCGCCGTGCGCCTCGCGGGCGCTGCGATCGAGCGCATCGACCTGCGCGCGCATAGCGGCGAGCACCCGCGCATGGGGGCGGTCGACGTCATCCCGTTCATCCCCGTAAGCGGCGCGACGATGGACGATGCCGTAGGGCTCGCGCATCAGTGCGCCGCGCAGGTGTGGGAACGATACCGGCTGCCTTCCTACTTCTACGAATTCGCGGCGACGCGGCCTGAACGGCGAGACTTGGGCAATGTGCGCAAAGGCCAGTTCGAAGGGCTGATCGAGGCGGTCAAAGATCCGGCGCGCCATCCGGACACGGGCGAACCGGCGCTGCATCCAAGCGCGGGCATCGTGGCCATCGGCGCGCGCAACTTTCTCATCGCCTTCAACGTGAATCTTGCCACCGGCGATCTGGCGCTGGCCGAACGCATCGCGCTTGCCGTGCGCCGGCGCAGCGGCGGCCTGCTCGGCATCAAGGCGCTCGGCTTCGCGCTGTCCGATTCGATGGTCCAAGTATCGATGAACGTCGTCGACGTCAACGCGATCCCGCTCTACCGGGTGACCGAGCTGATCCGGCGCGAGGCGGCGGCGGCCGGCGTCGCGGTGGCGAACTGCGAGCTGGTAGGCTTGGCGCCGCTTTCGGCGATCGCGGAGTCCGCCGCCTACTATCTTCATCTCGAATCAATCGACCCTCGCGCGGTGACGTGGTAG
- the hutI gene encoding imidazolonepropionase — protein MVAPTAASSYAVVNATLLTMAPLAARVDGDARVGEDDLGIIRDATVVVRDGVIVDVVHGRVNSTAPFSDDQTIDAQGCVVMPGFVDAHTHALFAGDRVADLEALARGEPPALGIAYTVEQTRKLDLEGLIDAGRRRLAAMLEHGTTTAEVKTGYDLTAAGESTALRALAALDRMSAVPHVIATFCGAHALPPEFASYDAFVDELIAAILPAAAETGVARFADAFCERGYFTPRQSARFLEACAARGMQLRIHADELGASGGAALAARLHCISADHLNFIDDADIAGLRDAGTIAVLCPATAAYLGLARFAPARALIGAGVPVALATDFNPGTCPCYSLQEVAHVARRRLGMSAPEVIAGITVLAARSLDAAGVAGCIAPGRPADLVQLQTRDFRELGYYFGVNLAAWSSVGSKGEHVA, from the coding sequence GTGGTAGCACCCACGGCGGCATCATCGTATGCGGTCGTCAACGCGACGCTGCTCACGATGGCGCCGCTGGCGGCGCGCGTCGACGGCGACGCCCGCGTCGGCGAAGATGACCTCGGCATCATACGGGATGCGACCGTCGTCGTGCGCGATGGCGTGATCGTTGACGTCGTGCACGGTCGAGTAAACTCCACCGCTCCATTTAGCGATGATCAGACGATCGATGCGCAGGGCTGCGTCGTCATGCCGGGGTTCGTCGACGCGCACACGCACGCGCTCTTCGCCGGCGATCGAGTCGCCGATCTCGAAGCCCTCGCGCGCGGCGAGCCGCCGGCACTGGGCATCGCGTACACCGTCGAGCAGACGCGCAAGCTCGACCTCGAGGGATTGATCGATGCCGGACGGCGCCGGTTGGCCGCGATGCTCGAGCACGGCACGACGACGGCCGAGGTCAAGACGGGGTACGACCTGACCGCGGCCGGCGAGAGCACCGCGCTGCGAGCGCTGGCCGCCCTCGATCGGATGAGCGCCGTGCCGCACGTCATCGCGACGTTCTGCGGTGCGCATGCGCTCCCGCCGGAGTTCGCGTCGTACGACGCGTTCGTGGACGAGCTGATCGCCGCCATTTTACCCGCGGCGGCCGAGACCGGCGTCGCGCGCTTCGCCGACGCGTTCTGCGAACGCGGCTACTTCACGCCGCGCCAGAGCGCGCGTTTTCTCGAGGCGTGCGCGGCGCGCGGCATGCAGCTGCGCATCCACGCCGATGAGCTCGGCGCAAGCGGCGGCGCGGCGCTTGCAGCCCGGCTGCACTGCATCAGCGCAGACCATCTCAACTTCATCGACGATGCCGACATCGCCGGCCTGCGTGACGCGGGCACGATCGCCGTGCTGTGCCCAGCGACCGCTGCGTATCTCGGCTTAGCGCGGTTCGCACCGGCGCGTGCGCTCATCGGCGCGGGTGTTCCGGTCGCGCTGGCCACGGACTTCAATCCAGGAACGTGTCCGTGCTACTCGCTGCAGGAGGTCGCACACGTCGCGCGGCGCCGGCTGGGCATGAGCGCGCCCGAGGTCATCGCCGGCATCACCGTGCTTGCGGCGCGTTCGCTGGATGCGGCCGGGGTAGCTGGGTGCATCGCACCGGGCCGGCCGGCGGATCTCGTGCAACTGCAGACCAGGGATTTTCGCGAGCTGGGCTACTATTTCGGCGTCAATCTGGCGGCTTGGTCGTCCGTCGGATCAAAGGGGGAACATGTCGCTTGA
- a CDS encoding DUF4760 domain-containing protein translates to MSLELITALATIVTAVVIGASAVAALVQLRHLRASNQITGFLTLRTMLDDEAHQRAIALIHREGDLSQDEGYRKFVMDDAALRPTHGQERYEELRLAILMIANAIEVMGTLVRNGVVDQRLFFEQYCGPIDGLWRRLEGYVRLERLAHSDDAIWEDFEYLAALSRQFAVEHASVYPAGVPHLLPPQAKPGGTGV, encoded by the coding sequence ATGTCGCTTGAACTGATCACCGCCCTCGCGACGATCGTGACGGCGGTCGTCATCGGGGCCTCGGCGGTCGCCGCGCTCGTGCAGCTACGGCATCTGCGTGCGAGCAACCAGATCACAGGTTTCCTGACGCTGCGCACCATGCTGGACGATGAGGCTCATCAGCGCGCGATCGCGCTGATCCATCGCGAGGGCGATCTTTCGCAAGACGAAGGCTACCGCAAGTTCGTCATGGACGATGCGGCGCTGCGACCGACGCACGGCCAGGAGCGCTACGAAGAGCTGCGCCTCGCCATCTTGATGATCGCCAATGCGATCGAGGTGATGGGCACGCTAGTGCGCAACGGCGTCGTTGATCAGCGCTTGTTCTTCGAGCAGTACTGCGGGCCGATCGACGGCCTCTGGCGCCGGCTGGAGGGGTATGTACGCCTAGAGCGGCTTGCCCATAGCGACGACGCGATCTGGGAAGATTTCGAGTACCTCGCCGCGCTGTCGCGCCAGTTCGCGGTCGAGCACGCAAGCGTCTACCCGGCCGGCGTGCCGCACCTCTTGCCGCCGCAGGCAAAGCCCGGGGGAACAGGGGTTTGA
- a CDS encoding ATP-binding protein, whose amino-acid sequence MRESRDRDFHALYPSAYTSVAEARHAVADFAIDCGFDFTDVCDIALAVGEACNNATEHGHVASGHFSLGCTFDGIDLVIEVTDNGAGFDVRTVAETSSRRMPDRGMGIFLMRTLMDSVEHNCEGKGTIVRLTKRRRARS is encoded by the coding sequence GTGCGTGAGTCAAGGGACCGGGACTTCCACGCGCTCTACCCGAGCGCATACACCTCTGTTGCCGAGGCGCGCCATGCGGTCGCCGACTTCGCCATCGACTGCGGCTTCGATTTCACCGACGTCTGCGATATCGCGCTTGCTGTCGGCGAGGCCTGCAACAACGCCACCGAGCACGGCCACGTTGCCAGCGGGCATTTCAGCCTCGGCTGCACCTTTGACGGCATCGATCTCGTCATCGAAGTGACGGATAACGGCGCCGGCTTCGACGTGCGAACGGTCGCCGAGACCTCGAGCCGGCGGATGCCGGACCGCGGGATGGGCATCTTCTTGATGCGCACGCTGATGGATAGCGTGGAGCACAACTGCGAAGGCAAAGGGACGATCGTCCGGCTGACAAAGCGCCGGCGCGCCAGGAGCTGA
- the pfp gene encoding diphosphate--fructose-6-phosphate 1-phosphotransferase, producing MSDSGRTLGILVGGGPAPGINSVIAAATIEAINEGCRVIGIYDGFLWLAGADTAHVTPLHIDDVSRIHWTGGSILRTSRTNPARNDTTLASCVAALRTLGITDLVCIGGDDTTFGAAKIAEAAGGSIRVVAVPKTIDNDLPLPENMPSFGFETARAVGSGIVESLMEDAKTTTRWYAAVCMGRKSGALALAICKAAGGTLAIIPEEFSGSSVSLELVADIIIGSMIKRRLMGHDHGVAIVAEGVVEHLDEQSLAGLKNVPRDQYGHIRISDLDVGDAVRGFVRQRLEALRFDATVIKKEIGYELRCAKPVAFDVEYTRTLGYGAVRYLMRGGSGAMIALRGGKVEPVTLDDMLDPATGRIRIRVVDTATEAYEVGRKYMIRLEAADLEEPRLGELAKTAGMSAADFKTRFSPAVLAR from the coding sequence ATGAGCGATTCAGGCCGCACCCTAGGCATCTTGGTCGGCGGAGGTCCCGCGCCGGGCATCAACAGCGTGATCGCGGCGGCGACGATCGAGGCGATCAATGAAGGGTGCCGCGTGATCGGGATCTACGACGGCTTTTTGTGGCTTGCAGGCGCCGACACCGCACACGTGACCCCATTGCACATCGACGACGTCAGTCGTATCCATTGGACCGGGGGTTCGATTCTGCGTACCTCGCGCACCAACCCGGCGAGAAACGACACGACGCTCGCCAGCTGCGTGGCCGCGTTGCGGACTCTTGGCATCACGGACCTGGTGTGCATCGGCGGCGACGACACCACGTTCGGCGCGGCCAAGATCGCCGAGGCTGCCGGCGGCTCGATCCGCGTCGTGGCCGTGCCCAAGACGATCGACAACGACCTGCCGCTGCCCGAGAACATGCCGAGCTTCGGTTTCGAGACCGCGCGTGCGGTCGGCTCGGGCATCGTCGAAAGTCTCATGGAAGATGCCAAGACGACCACACGCTGGTACGCGGCGGTCTGCATGGGTCGCAAGTCGGGCGCGCTGGCGCTGGCGATTTGCAAGGCCGCCGGCGGCACGCTGGCCATCATCCCCGAAGAGTTCTCCGGTTCGAGCGTGTCGCTCGAGCTCGTCGCTGACATCATCATCGGCAGCATGATCAAGCGCCGCCTCATGGGTCACGATCATGGCGTCGCGATCGTCGCTGAGGGAGTGGTCGAGCATCTGGACGAGCAGTCACTGGCGGGTCTCAAGAACGTGCCGCGCGACCAATACGGACACATCCGCATCAGCGATCTGGACGTCGGCGACGCGGTGCGCGGGTTCGTGCGTCAGCGGCTCGAAGCGCTGCGCTTCGACGCGACCGTGATCAAAAAGGAGATCGGTTACGAGCTGCGTTGCGCGAAGCCGGTGGCCTTCGACGTCGAATACACGCGCACGCTCGGCTACGGCGCGGTGCGCTACCTCATGCGCGGCGGCTCGGGGGCGATGATCGCGCTGCGCGGAGGAAAAGTCGAGCCGGTGACGCTCGACGACATGCTCGATCCTGCGACCGGGCGCATCCGCATTCGCGTGGTGGACACCGCGACCGAAGCCTACGAGGTGGGCCGCAAATACATGATCCGCCTGGAGGCGGCCGATTTGGAAGAGCCGCGATTAGGAGAACTGGCCAAGACCGCGGGCATGTCCGCGGCCGATTTCAAAACCCGCTTCTCCCCCGCCGTTCTCGCACGCTGA